A region of Nocardioides alkalitolerans DNA encodes the following proteins:
- the cysA gene encoding sulfate ABC transporter ATP-binding protein — translation MSIEVRGVTKKYGDFVALDDVSVSIPTGRLTALLGPSGGGKSTLLRIVAGLEVADGGTVEIEGVDATALPPQRRNVGFVFQHYAAFKHMTVAKNVAFGLEIRKRPKAEVKAKVHELLELVHLEQFADRLPSQLSGGQRQRMALARALAVEPSVLLLDEPFGALDAKVRKELRDWLRRLHDEVHVTTVFVTHDQEEALEVADEIVVINGGRIEQVGSPDDLYDAPANDFVMGFLGEVTVLDGHLIRPHDVVVHTLPAAAGTGAVRGEVVRITRVGFEVRVAVRPDGAREADEVVVTLTRTFARSLGLEVGSTVWLEPEDGARVVPVRRDVPVGTLGAAEPTEPSEVPVA, via the coding sequence ATGAGCATCGAGGTGCGTGGCGTCACCAAGAAGTACGGCGACTTCGTCGCCCTCGACGACGTGAGCGTCTCGATCCCCACGGGCCGGCTGACGGCGCTCCTCGGCCCCTCCGGCGGCGGCAAGTCGACGCTGCTGCGGATCGTCGCCGGGCTCGAGGTCGCCGACGGCGGCACCGTCGAGATCGAGGGCGTCGACGCGACGGCGCTGCCCCCGCAGCGGCGCAACGTCGGCTTCGTGTTCCAGCACTACGCGGCCTTCAAGCACATGACGGTGGCGAAGAACGTCGCCTTCGGCCTGGAGATCCGCAAGCGCCCCAAGGCCGAGGTCAAGGCGAAGGTGCACGAGCTGCTCGAGCTCGTCCACCTCGAGCAGTTCGCCGACCGCCTGCCCTCGCAGCTCTCGGGCGGCCAGCGCCAGCGCATGGCGCTCGCCCGGGCGCTCGCGGTCGAGCCGTCGGTGCTCCTGCTCGACGAGCCGTTCGGCGCGCTCGACGCGAAGGTCCGCAAGGAGCTGCGCGACTGGCTGCGCCGGCTGCACGACGAGGTGCACGTGACGACCGTCTTCGTGACGCACGACCAGGAGGAGGCCCTCGAGGTCGCCGACGAGATCGTCGTCATCAACGGGGGCCGGATCGAGCAGGTCGGCAGCCCCGACGACCTCTACGACGCCCCGGCCAACGACTTCGTCATGGGCTTCCTGGGCGAGGTCACGGTGCTCGACGGCCACCTCATCCGCCCCCACGACGTCGTCGTCCACACGCTCCCGGCCGCAGCCGGCACGGGCGCGGTGCGGGGCGAGGTCGTCCGGATCACCCGGGTGGGCTTCGAGGTGCGCGTCGCGGTCCGGCCCGACGGTGCCCGCGAGGCGGACGAGGTCGTCGTGACCCTCACGCGCACCTTCGCGCGGTCGCTCGGCCTCGAGGTGGGCTCGACGGTGTGGCTGGAGCCGGAGGACGGTGCTCGCGTGGTGCCCGTGCGCCGCGACGTACCCGTCGGCACCCTCGGTGCCGCCGAGCCGACCGAGCCCTCCGAGGTCCCCGTCGCCTGA
- a CDS encoding M23 family metallopeptidase: MVRGIAGARVVWARLLAVLFVLMVVDVLSAVLDAVPGDGLLPGGFATVGAVIVAIVALSFLMNVAPTAATRPPVELAPPVRGTWTAVNSPGQRVPSHGTRTRGQLCAVDLCGRSTPGTPPLVRFGLRGTRPERYPGFDAPVLAMAAGEVVAATDRRGDHRARDTWQGLLFMLTLEGMLREVVGTRGVLGNHVLVRHDDGTVAAYAHLRQGSATVRAGDRVATGAELGRVGNTGNTLMPHLHVHLMDRAHVDAAAGLPLTWPTITCTGEIDAPFTGYAKEPHASALPGMPRNGEIFTAP, encoded by the coding sequence ATGGTGCGGGGGATCGCCGGGGCGAGGGTCGTGTGGGCGCGGCTGCTGGCCGTCCTGTTCGTGCTGATGGTGGTGGACGTGCTGAGCGCGGTGCTGGACGCCGTGCCCGGGGACGGTCTGCTCCCGGGCGGGTTCGCCACGGTGGGTGCCGTCATCGTGGCGATCGTGGCCCTCTCGTTCCTCATGAACGTCGCGCCGACCGCCGCGACCCGCCCACCGGTGGAGCTCGCGCCCCCGGTGCGCGGCACCTGGACGGCCGTCAACAGTCCCGGCCAGCGGGTCCCGAGCCACGGCACGCGCACCCGCGGGCAGCTGTGTGCGGTGGACCTGTGCGGCCGATCGACACCGGGCACCCCGCCCCTCGTCCGCTTCGGGCTGCGGGGCACGCGACCCGAGCGGTACCCGGGGTTCGACGCACCGGTGCTCGCCATGGCGGCCGGCGAGGTCGTCGCCGCCACCGACCGCCGGGGGGACCACCGCGCCCGGGACACCTGGCAGGGCCTCCTGTTCATGCTCACGCTCGAGGGGATGCTGCGCGAGGTCGTCGGCACCCGGGGGGTGCTCGGCAACCACGTGCTGGTGCGGCACGACGACGGCACCGTGGCGGCGTACGCCCACCTGCGGCAGGGGTCGGCGACGGTGCGGGCGGGCGACCGCGTCGCAACCGGGGCCGAGCTCGGCCGCGTCGGCAACACCGGCAACACCTTGATGCCCCACCTGCACGTGCACCTCATGGACCGCGCGCACGTCGATGCCGCCGCAGGGCTGCCGCTCACCTGGCCGACGATCACGTGTACCGGGGAGATCGACGCGCCGTTCACCGGCTACGCGAAGGAGCCGCACGCGAGCGCCCTGCCGGGCATGCCGCGCAACGGCGAGATCTTCACGGCCCCGTGA
- a CDS encoding arsenic resistance protein produces the protein MRGVVAGLERHQVAVYLLAIVLAGLGGLLLPGAAALDVAIEPVLGLLLFATFLGVPFAALGPALRDGRFLLALLALNFVLVPVVVGALSRFVAADRAVLVGVLLVLLAPCIDYVIVFAGLAGAAAERLLAAAPLLMLAQAVLLPAYLWLFVGPDVADVVEVGPFLHALLVLIVLPLAAAVLVQLAARRGRAGRVVVDGAAAAMVPLMAATLAVVVASQVPGIAGGRLTTLLAVVPVYVAFLVVMAPVGALTARVAGVDAPAARALVFSGATRNSLVVLPLALALPEAYAIAALVVVTQTLVELVGMVVYVRLVPRLVPLTGP, from the coding sequence GTGAGGGGTGTCGTGGCGGGTCTGGAGCGCCACCAGGTCGCGGTCTACCTCCTCGCGATCGTCCTGGCGGGTCTCGGCGGGCTGCTGCTCCCCGGCGCTGCGGCGCTCGACGTCGCGATCGAGCCCGTGCTGGGCCTGCTGCTGTTCGCGACCTTCCTCGGCGTACCGTTCGCGGCCCTCGGGCCCGCCCTCCGCGACGGCCGTTTCCTGCTGGCGCTGCTCGCGCTCAACTTCGTGCTGGTGCCGGTCGTCGTGGGCGCGCTCAGCCGGTTCGTCGCCGCCGACCGCGCAGTGCTCGTCGGCGTGCTGCTCGTGCTGCTGGCGCCGTGCATCGACTACGTCATCGTGTTCGCGGGGCTCGCGGGCGCGGCCGCCGAGCGGCTGCTGGCCGCCGCGCCGCTGCTGATGCTGGCGCAGGCGGTGCTGCTCCCGGCGTACCTCTGGCTGTTCGTCGGCCCCGACGTCGCCGACGTGGTGGAGGTCGGGCCGTTCCTCCACGCCCTGCTGGTGCTCATCGTGCTCCCGCTCGCCGCCGCCGTGCTCGTGCAGCTCGCGGCGCGCCGGGGACGCGCCGGCCGGGTGGTCGTGGACGGCGCGGCAGCGGCGATGGTCCCGCTGATGGCGGCCACGCTCGCCGTGGTGGTCGCCTCCCAGGTGCCGGGCATCGCGGGCGGGCGGCTGACGACGCTGCTCGCCGTGGTCCCCGTGTACGTCGCGTTCCTCGTCGTCATGGCACCCGTCGGTGCCCTCACGGCCCGGGTCGCCGGCGTCGACGCCCCCGCGGCGCGGGCGCTCGTGTTCAGCGGGGCGACCCGCAACTCGCTCGTGGTGCTGCCGCTGGCCCTGGCGCTGCCGGAGGCCTACGCGATCGCGGCGCTCGTCGTCGTCACGCAGACGCTGGTGGAGCTCGTCGGGATGGTGGTCTACGTGCGGCTCGTGCCGCGGCTGGTGCCGCTCACGGGGCCGTGA
- a CDS encoding DUF202 domain-containing protein: MTYSSDTAAPERTSLAWQRTALSLAVAAVVIGRLGLGALGPVAVVGAALAALFAAAVLLARRVLDRPVERRGGAVPLLLALAVLTLGTVEVVAAVVG, translated from the coding sequence GTGACCTACTCGAGCGACACCGCCGCCCCGGAGCGCACGTCGCTGGCCTGGCAGCGCACCGCCCTGTCGCTGGCAGTGGCCGCCGTGGTGATCGGGCGGCTAGGCCTGGGTGCGCTCGGCCCCGTGGCGGTCGTCGGCGCAGCGTTGGCGGCGCTCTTCGCCGCAGCCGTGCTCCTTGCCCGGCGGGTGCTCGATCGTCCGGTGGAGCGCCGGGGCGGCGCCGTACCCCTCCTCCTCGCCCTCGCCGTCCTCACCCTCGGCACCGTCGAGGTCGTGGCCGCGGTGGTGGGCTGA
- a CDS encoding PhoX family phosphatase produces the protein MTHLDGTTPPSSAVTSTTDGEPTAPTAPRRLLPLLRTQGGPHGNRSWATCLYRCGNACDHPEPNTSGNEHVQDVIRTAIARRTVLGGAAAGAGAMVLGGFATTSAAAAGGYDAGASAAGAVRGKQVSTDPFTPVAPNRRDALTVPAGYRLNVVAAWGDPVVPGAPAFDVYRQTPEAAAQQFGYNNDYVGVISLSTTKALLVCNHEYTNEEVMFPAGEYTAEEIRRIALMSHGMSVLAVERPNATAGHWVRSTSSNVRYNRRITGETPFVVDGPVAGHDRLKTSADPTGKRVLGTLNNCAGGTTPWGTVLSGEENFNQYFGTAGTIPSTHAASYRRYGISASSERGWYQTWDRFDLAKEPNEPNRFGWIVEIDPLSPDEPPVKHTMLGRFKHEGANVAIAPNKKVVAYMGDDERGDYLYRFISKDTYREGTDAASRRHNKQLLSKGALYVAKLTGDGLEDGVWDGTGQWILLCTDTVSNVPGMSVADVLIDTRLAADKMGPTRMDRPEDVEPNPVNGRVYAALTNNSNRGSSYPADEANPVTRSMVRSAPGAELTAASGNRNGYVLEMQPVGGHTGGTFVWRLLLVCGDPAAPETYFAGYPKDKVSPISCPDNVAFDSKGNLWVSTDGNVIGSNDGIFRVPVDGPHRGKVESFLTTPIGAEACGPLITHGDRTVWVAVQHPGEGGTFASPIGLWPHTHRYPRPGVAVVWKA, from the coding sequence ATGACGCACCTCGACGGGACCACCCCGCCCTCTTCCGCCGTGACCTCCACCACCGACGGCGAGCCGACCGCCCCGACCGCACCCCGACGCCTCCTGCCCCTGCTCCGGACGCAGGGCGGTCCGCACGGCAACCGCAGCTGGGCCACCTGCCTCTACCGCTGCGGCAACGCCTGCGACCACCCCGAGCCCAACACGTCCGGCAACGAGCACGTCCAGGACGTCATCCGGACCGCGATCGCGCGTCGTACCGTGCTCGGCGGCGCCGCCGCCGGCGCCGGCGCGATGGTGCTCGGCGGGTTCGCGACGACCTCGGCGGCCGCCGCCGGCGGGTACGACGCGGGAGCGTCCGCCGCGGGCGCCGTCCGCGGCAAGCAGGTCTCGACCGACCCCTTCACGCCCGTCGCCCCCAACCGCCGCGACGCCCTCACGGTGCCGGCCGGCTACCGGCTCAACGTCGTCGCCGCCTGGGGCGACCCGGTCGTGCCCGGTGCCCCCGCCTTCGACGTCTACCGCCAGACCCCCGAGGCCGCCGCGCAGCAGTTCGGCTACAACAACGACTACGTCGGCGTCATCAGCCTGTCGACGACGAAGGCCCTCCTCGTGTGCAACCACGAGTACACCAACGAGGAGGTCATGTTCCCGGCCGGTGAGTACACCGCCGAGGAGATCCGCCGGATCGCGCTGATGTCGCACGGCATGAGCGTGCTGGCCGTGGAGCGTCCGAACGCGACCGCGGGCCACTGGGTGCGCAGCACGAGCAGCAACGTCCGCTACAACCGCCGCATCACCGGCGAGACGCCGTTCGTCGTCGACGGACCCGTCGCGGGCCACGACCGGCTGAAGACGTCCGCCGACCCGACGGGCAAGCGCGTCCTCGGCACGCTCAACAACTGCGCCGGCGGCACCACGCCGTGGGGCACGGTGCTCTCCGGCGAGGAGAACTTCAACCAGTACTTCGGGACCGCCGGCACCATCCCGTCGACCCACGCCGCGTCGTACCGTCGCTACGGGATCTCGGCCAGCAGCGAGCGGGGCTGGTACCAGACCTGGGACCGCTTCGACCTGGCCAAGGAGCCGAACGAGCCGAACCGCTTCGGCTGGATCGTCGAGATCGACCCGCTCTCGCCGGACGAGCCGCCGGTGAAGCACACGATGCTCGGCCGCTTCAAGCACGAGGGCGCCAACGTCGCGATCGCGCCCAACAAGAAGGTCGTGGCCTACATGGGTGACGACGAGCGGGGCGACTACCTCTACCGGTTCATCTCGAAGGACACCTACCGCGAGGGCACCGACGCCGCCTCGCGCCGCCACAACAAGCAGCTGCTGAGCAAGGGCGCGCTCTACGTCGCGAAGCTGACGGGCGACGGGCTCGAGGACGGCGTCTGGGACGGCACCGGGCAGTGGATCCTGCTGTGCACCGACACGGTCAGCAACGTGCCCGGCATGAGCGTCGCCGACGTGCTCATCGACACCCGTCTCGCGGCGGACAAGATGGGCCCGACCCGCATGGACCGCCCCGAGGACGTCGAGCCCAACCCCGTCAACGGCCGTGTCTACGCCGCGCTCACCAACAACTCCAACCGGGGCAGCAGCTACCCGGCCGACGAGGCCAACCCCGTCACGCGGTCGATGGTGCGCTCCGCGCCGGGCGCCGAGCTCACGGCCGCCTCGGGCAACCGGAACGGCTACGTGCTCGAGATGCAGCCGGTCGGCGGCCACACGGGTGGCACGTTCGTGTGGCGCCTGCTGCTGGTCTGCGGCGACCCGGCCGCGCCGGAGACCTACTTCGCGGGCTACCCGAAGGACAAGGTCAGCCCGATCAGCTGCCCCGACAACGTCGCCTTCGACTCGAAGGGCAACCTCTGGGTCTCGACCGACGGCAACGTGATCGGCTCCAACGACGGCATCTTCCGCGTGCCCGTCGACGGCCCCCACCGCGGCAAGGTCGAGTCGTTCCTGACGACCCCGATCGGCGCCGAGGCCTGCGGCCCGCTCATCACCCACGGCGACCGCACCGTCTGGGTGGCCGTGCAGCACCCGGGCGAGGGCGGCACGTTCGCGTCGCCCATCGGCCTGTGGCCGCACACCCACCGCTAC
- a CDS encoding DUF202 domain-containing protein gives MSTSRTRWPGWVYGVGDEPDPRFSLANERTFLAWIRTSLAFVAGGVAVDAVDLGLDDGVRTPLAVLLVLLGVVCALASWARWARTERALRLSAPLPGSPLGVLVAVGLVAASVVVLASL, from the coding sequence ATGTCGACGTCCCGCACCCGCTGGCCCGGATGGGTCTACGGCGTCGGCGACGAGCCGGACCCGCGGTTCAGCCTCGCCAACGAGCGCACGTTCCTGGCGTGGATCCGCACGTCGCTGGCCTTCGTCGCCGGCGGCGTCGCCGTGGACGCCGTCGACCTCGGGCTCGACGACGGGGTCCGTACGCCGCTGGCGGTGCTCCTCGTCCTGCTCGGCGTCGTCTGCGCCCTCGCGTCGTGGGCGCGGTGGGCGCGCACGGAGCGCGCACTACGGCTGAGCGCCCCGTTGCCGGGGTCGCCGCTGGGGGTGCTCGTCGCGGTCGGTCTCGTGGCCGCGAGCGTGGTCGTGCTGGCGTCGCTGTGA
- the cysT gene encoding sulfate ABC transporter permease subunit CysT, producing MSTTTAPVPGSGPGGGPPPAGPRKASRPGRPPRQLRASDRLGPGSGLGLGLLMLWFSVLVLLPLAAVVVTATEGGWSTFVSVVSEPDTRSALLLTVGEALGVALVNAVVGTVIAWVLVRDDFRGKRLLEVVIDVPFALPTIVAGLVLLSLYGPRSPIGVNVVGTRTGIFLALLFVTLPFVVRTVQPVLAELDAEVEEAAASLGATQATILRRIILPSLVPAITAGTSLAFARAISEFGSLVLIAGNKAGETEVASLRILKYIEGDYYEKAAVVAFILLLVSALVIVALDVVSRRVAVRG from the coding sequence ATGAGCACCACCACGGCCCCCGTCCCGGGCTCCGGCCCGGGCGGGGGCCCGCCCCCCGCCGGCCCGCGGAAGGCGTCCCGACCGGGGCGGCCGCCGCGGCAGCTGCGCGCCTCCGACCGGCTCGGCCCCGGCTCGGGGCTGGGCCTCGGCCTGCTGATGCTGTGGTTCAGCGTCCTCGTGCTCCTGCCCCTCGCTGCCGTCGTGGTCACCGCGACGGAGGGGGGCTGGAGCACGTTCGTGTCCGTCGTCTCCGAGCCCGACACGCGCTCGGCGCTCCTCCTGACGGTGGGCGAGGCCCTCGGCGTCGCGCTCGTCAACGCGGTCGTCGGCACCGTCATCGCGTGGGTGCTGGTGCGCGACGACTTCCGGGGCAAGCGGCTCCTCGAGGTCGTCATCGACGTGCCCTTCGCGCTGCCGACGATCGTCGCCGGCCTCGTGCTGCTGAGCCTCTACGGCCCGCGCAGCCCGATCGGCGTCAACGTGGTCGGCACGCGCACAGGCATCTTCCTCGCCCTGCTCTTCGTCACGCTGCCGTTCGTCGTGCGCACGGTGCAGCCGGTGCTCGCCGAGCTCGACGCGGAGGTCGAGGAGGCGGCGGCGTCGCTGGGGGCCACCCAGGCCACGATCCTGCGCCGGATCATCCTGCCGAGCCTGGTGCCCGCCATCACGGCCGGCACGTCGCTCGCCTTCGCCCGGGCCATCTCCGAGTTCGGCTCGCTCGTGCTCATCGCCGGCAACAAGGCGGGGGAGACCGAGGTGGCCTCGCTGCGGATCCTCAAGTACATCGAGGGCGACTACTACGAGAAGGCGGCGGTGGTGGCGTTCATCCTGCTGCTCGTCTCCGCACTCGTGATCGTCGCGCTCGACGTCGTCTCGCGGAGGGTGGCGGTCCGTGGCTGA
- a CDS encoding sulfate ABC transporter substrate-binding protein: MPLPSVRRRTFLAGSVATTLAVTLAGCASASGGGGDDDNRFFIVGFAVPEAANDAIFEKFQETPEGEGLELSGSYGASGDQSRAVVNGAEADYVHFSLEGDVTRLVDAGLVADDWNSGPTKGIVSSSVAVLVVEEGNPLGITGWDDLTRDDVQVVTADPASSGAARWNILAAYGAQIAAGKSEAEAEDYMVDFFDHVSTWAGSGREATEAFENGLGNVLISYENEAILTRQEGRSYDYIVPDTTLLIENPGAILEDANPAAQDWLDFVLSEEGQTEFVRKGFRPVGDVDIDVEVEGANDPSDPFPTPTNLLTIADDFGGWSATNEKWFDEGALYEQLRAR; this comes from the coding sequence ATGCCCCTGCCCTCCGTCCGCCGCCGCACGTTCCTGGCCGGCTCCGTCGCCACGACCCTCGCCGTGACGCTCGCGGGCTGCGCCAGCGCCAGCGGTGGCGGGGGCGACGACGACAACCGGTTCTTCATCGTCGGTTTCGCCGTCCCCGAGGCCGCCAACGACGCCATCTTCGAGAAGTTCCAGGAGACGCCCGAGGGCGAGGGCCTCGAGCTGTCGGGCTCCTACGGCGCGTCGGGCGACCAGAGCCGCGCCGTCGTCAACGGCGCCGAGGCCGACTACGTGCACTTCTCGCTCGAGGGTGACGTCACCCGCCTCGTCGACGCCGGTCTGGTCGCCGACGACTGGAATTCCGGCCCGACGAAGGGCATCGTCTCCAGCTCCGTCGCCGTCCTCGTCGTCGAGGAGGGCAACCCCCTCGGCATCACGGGCTGGGACGACCTGACCCGCGACGACGTGCAGGTCGTCACCGCCGACCCGGCCTCCTCGGGCGCGGCGCGCTGGAACATCCTCGCGGCGTACGGCGCGCAGATCGCCGCCGGCAAGTCCGAGGCCGAGGCGGAGGACTACATGGTCGACTTCTTCGACCACGTCTCCACCTGGGCCGGCAGCGGCCGCGAGGCGACCGAGGCCTTCGAGAACGGTCTCGGCAACGTGCTCATCAGCTACGAGAACGAGGCGATCCTGACGCGCCAGGAGGGCCGGTCCTACGACTACATCGTCCCCGACACGACCCTCCTCATCGAGAACCCCGGCGCGATCCTGGAGGACGCCAACCCGGCCGCGCAGGACTGGCTCGACTTCGTGCTCTCCGAGGAGGGCCAGACGGAGTTCGTGCGCAAGGGCTTCCGGCCGGTCGGCGACGTCGACATCGACGTGGAGGTCGAGGGCGCCAACGACCCGTCCGACCCGTTCCCGACGCCGACGAACCTGCTGACGATCGCCGACGACTTCGGCGGCTGGTCGGCCACCAACGAGAAGTGGTTCGACGAGGGCGCGCTCTACGAGCAGCTCCGGGCCCGGTGA
- a CDS encoding sulfate ABC transporter permease subunit, whose translation MADSRLIRSRRGPVTYVLRVLVVLYLFLLVAWPVSLVADRAFRATGNHEGGVGPFLERLTDPATVYAFNLTITVAIWAVIANTVFGVGISLLLVRYRFVGRRVLSVLVDLPLSVSPVVVGLALVLAYSSTQGWFGGTLETVGIQVIFSTPGLILATAFVSLPLVVREVVPVLEEIGTDAEQAARSLGANGRQVFRRITLPSIKWAVVYGVVLTSARSLGEFGAVKIVSSGAEFRGETATLFVHNHYQAFDEPAAYAAALVLVLISIIALVVVTYLRPKEERA comes from the coding sequence GTGGCTGACTCCCGCCTCATCCGGTCCCGACGCGGGCCGGTCACCTACGTGCTGCGCGTCCTCGTCGTGCTCTACCTGTTCCTGCTCGTCGCGTGGCCGGTCTCGCTCGTCGCGGACCGTGCGTTCCGGGCCACGGGCAACCACGAGGGCGGTGTCGGGCCGTTCCTCGAGCGGCTCACCGACCCGGCCACGGTCTACGCCTTCAACCTGACCATCACGGTGGCCATCTGGGCGGTCATCGCGAACACGGTCTTCGGCGTCGGCATCTCGCTGCTGCTGGTGCGCTACCGGTTCGTGGGGCGGCGCGTGCTCTCCGTGCTCGTCGACCTGCCGCTCAGCGTCTCGCCCGTGGTGGTCGGTCTCGCGCTGGTGCTGGCCTACAGCTCCACGCAGGGCTGGTTCGGCGGCACCCTGGAGACCGTCGGCATCCAGGTCATCTTCTCGACACCGGGCCTCATCCTCGCCACGGCGTTCGTCAGCCTCCCCCTCGTGGTGCGGGAGGTGGTGCCGGTGCTGGAGGAGATCGGCACCGACGCCGAGCAGGCCGCGCGCTCGCTCGGCGCCAACGGTCGCCAGGTTTTCCGGCGCATCACGCTCCCGTCGATCAAGTGGGCGGTCGTGTACGGCGTCGTGCTCACCTCCGCCCGCTCCCTCGGCGAGTTCGGGGCGGTGAAGATCGTCAGCTCGGGCGCGGAGTTCCGCGGCGAGACGGCGACCCTGTTCGTCCACAACCACTACCAGGCGTTCGACGAGCCTGCGGCGTACGCCGCCGCCCTCGTGCTCGTCCTGATCTCGATCATCGCGCTCGTGGTGGTCACCTACCTGCGTCCGAAGGAGGAGCGCGCATGA
- the rarD gene encoding EamA family transporter RarD: MTSRDARAGFAMGAGAYALWGVFPLYFPLLEPAAPFEILAQRVLWSTVVMVGLVVVLRRTDALRAVLASRRTFLLLVVASFTISVNWATFIYGVNSGHVLETSLGYFVNPLVTVLMGVLVLGERLRPAQWGALALAGVAVVVLTVDYGRLPFVAVLLALSFGTYGLVKKTADVGAVESLAVETVLLVPFAGAYVVWLGATGAAVFATEGPGQVALFAGLGIVTALPLLLFGGAAIRVPMVVLGLLQYLAPTLQFVLALAWFGEEMPATRWIGFVLVWCALAVFTAEMVTHARRQARLTARATTAS; encoded by the coding sequence GTGACCAGCCGCGACGCGCGCGCCGGGTTCGCGATGGGCGCGGGCGCCTACGCGCTCTGGGGCGTCTTCCCCCTCTACTTCCCGCTGCTGGAGCCCGCCGCCCCGTTCGAGATCCTGGCCCAGCGCGTGCTGTGGTCGACGGTCGTGATGGTCGGCCTCGTGGTCGTGCTGCGGCGCACCGACGCCCTGCGCGCCGTGCTGGCGTCGCGCCGTACCTTCCTCCTCCTCGTCGTCGCCTCCTTCACCATCAGCGTCAACTGGGCGACCTTCATCTACGGCGTGAACTCGGGCCACGTGCTGGAGACGTCGCTGGGCTACTTCGTGAACCCGCTCGTCACCGTCCTCATGGGGGTGCTGGTGCTCGGCGAGCGGCTGCGTCCCGCCCAGTGGGGCGCCCTCGCGCTCGCGGGGGTGGCCGTCGTGGTGCTGACCGTCGACTACGGGCGGCTCCCCTTCGTGGCCGTCCTGCTGGCCCTCAGCTTCGGCACCTACGGCCTCGTCAAGAAGACGGCCGACGTCGGCGCGGTCGAGAGCCTCGCCGTCGAGACCGTGCTGCTCGTCCCGTTCGCGGGCGCGTACGTCGTGTGGCTGGGCGCGACCGGCGCTGCGGTCTTCGCCACCGAGGGTCCGGGGCAGGTCGCCCTCTTCGCCGGCCTCGGGATCGTCACCGCCCTCCCCCTGCTGCTCTTCGGGGGCGCCGCCATCCGGGTGCCCATGGTCGTGCTGGGGCTGCTGCAGTATTTGGCGCCGACGCTGCAGTTCGTGCTGGCGCTCGCGTGGTTCGGCGAGGAGATGCCCGCGACGCGGTGGATCGGGTTCGTGCTCGTGTGGTGCGCGCTCGCGGTCTTCACCGCCGAGATGGTCACCCACGCGCGGCGCCAGGCCCGGTTGACGGCCCGGGCCACGACCGCGTCCTAG
- a CDS encoding thioredoxin domain-containing protein gives MTAPTRIALVVGAVLVLLVGALVLAMTLQDRTTPTAEVDTSRPSALVREDSHVLGEEGSSGVTFVEFLDFECEACRAAYPVVEQLRKDHAGEVTFVLRYFPLSGHANAEPAARAAEAAARQGELEAMVDRLYETQPEWGEQDDPKDALFRSYAEDLGLDMTQYDADVASAEVAARVRRDVDDGLSLDVQGTPTFYVDGRLVQPETVGDLYDAVEDALAR, from the coding sequence ATGACCGCCCCGACCCGCATCGCCCTCGTCGTCGGAGCCGTCCTCGTGCTCCTCGTGGGTGCGCTCGTGCTCGCGATGACCCTGCAGGACCGCACGACGCCGACGGCGGAGGTCGACACGTCCCGCCCCTCGGCCCTGGTGCGCGAGGACAGCCACGTGCTCGGCGAGGAGGGCTCGAGCGGGGTCACGTTCGTCGAGTTCCTCGACTTCGAGTGCGAGGCGTGCCGCGCGGCGTACCCCGTCGTCGAGCAGCTCCGCAAGGACCACGCCGGCGAGGTCACCTTCGTGCTGCGCTACTTCCCGCTGTCCGGCCACGCCAACGCCGAGCCCGCGGCGCGCGCCGCCGAGGCGGCGGCGCGGCAGGGCGAGCTCGAGGCGATGGTGGACCGGCTCTACGAGACCCAGCCGGAATGGGGCGAGCAGGACGACCCGAAGGACGCGCTGTTCCGGTCCTACGCGGAGGACCTGGGGCTCGACATGACCCAGTACGACGCGGACGTCGCCTCGGCGGAGGTCGCCGCGCGGGTGCGGCGCGACGTCGACGACGGGCTCAGCCTCGACGTGCAGGGCACGCCGACGTTCTACGTCGACGGCCGGCTGGTGCAGCCCGAGACGGTGGGCGACCTGTACGACGCGGTCGAGGACGCGTTGGCGCGCTGA